One Fusarium poae strain DAOMC 252244 chromosome 4, whole genome shotgun sequence DNA window includes the following coding sequences:
- the AKR1 gene encoding palmitoyltransferase akr1 (TransMembrane:6 (i300-319o325-343i363-385o397-415i496-518o545-565i)~BUSCO:8100at5125), whose translation MGTIAMASINTTSTSAGSAAPIQMSGKANAATPKLNSEVEMGSLPGDVQNQADDIMQVARVGDVPAMEKLFESGEYDATYHDDEGITPLHWAAINNQYAMCKFLIEHGAEINRKGGESVATPLQWAAQRCHYYTVNILLQHGADPLITDAQGYNTLHISTFNGNVLLLVLLLHQGIPVDVIDTFGHTALMWAAYKGFPQCVDLFLRWGASVHATDEQGFTALHWALVKGSPGCILKLIEYGADRFAKTQTGKTPSVTAKELNTEVAWHRALRECGFDEDGHPAVPPWPGASYFLKDKRTFVTRFLFIWPFALVWAMLVAMSSAPVYIGVPLGIAAVYGIQWVAQQVLEYAPSDMRHFHKTPWLTGIFAATLFWTGVNWLTTVLFATTLGASEGKGHGLLNLLFAIFFGFTVYFYIASMRYDPGFVPKMNGIAEQKAVIDELLAQWKYDETNFCVTCMIQTPLRSKHCRRCQRCVAKHDHHCPWVYNCVGINNHRHFFFYLISLTMGIVSYDWLLYYYFDTISKNASETCNVLSPTLCKYINADSYTSILAVWITLQLLWVTMLLFTQFIQVARAMTTYENMFGIRDGTNITALTSTGAPLDPNHPSLSAAAPPAAHSHKHKGGMLKSLSRTLGVDPFIETITGRGAVSGKNKRKKKNPYSKGCLTNCKDFWCDPAPIFGQRENGSAVLGGERVDYTAMYESPSLMTITGRRDRGGYEAVGTEDV comes from the exons ATGGGCACAATTGCCATGGCAAGCATAAACACCACCAGTACATCAGCCGGATCAGCCGCGCCAATTCAAATGTCGGGAAAGGCGAATGCTGCTACGCCCAAGCTCAACAGCGAGGTTGAGATGGGTAGTCTGCCGGGAGATGTCCAGAACCAAGCGGATGATATTATGCAGGTGGCTAGAGTGGGAGACGTACCGGCCATGGAGAAGCTCTTTGAGTCGGGCGAGTACGATGCGACCTaccatgatgatgagggtATCACGCCCTTACAT TGGGCTGCGATTAACAATCAATATGCGATGTGCAAATTCTTAATCGAACACGGCGCCGAAATCAACAGAAAAGGCGGCGAATCCGTCGCAACTCCTCTTCAATGGGCTGCCCAGCGATGCCATTACTATACCGTCAATATTCTCCTCCAGCACGGCGCCGACCCGCTCATCACCGATGCTCAAGGCTACAACACTCTCCACATCTCGACATTCAATGGCAACGTCCTCCTCCTTGTACTTCTCTTGCATCAGGGGATTCCCGTCGACGTTATCGACACCTTTGGCCACACTGCGCTGATGTGGGCTGCTTACAAAGGCTTTCCCCAATGCGTCGATCTCTTCCTCCGCTGGGGCGCAAGCGTCCACGCGACCGACGAACAAGGCTTCACCGCGCTGCATTGGGCTCTGGTCAAAGGAAGTCCTGGGTGCATCCTGAAACTTATCGAGTACGGTGCCGATCGATTTGCAAAGACACAGACGGGCAAGACTCCTTCTGTGACGGCCAAGGAGCTCAATACCGAAGTTGCCTGGCACAGAGCGCTGCGGGAATGCGGTTTCGACGAGGACGGTCACCCTGCGGTGCCTCCCTGGCCCGGTGCTAGTTACTTCTTGAAGGACAAGAGGACTTTTGTTACTAGGTTTTTGTTTATTTGGCCATTTGCTTTGGTATGGGCTATGCTCGTGGCCATGTCGAGTGCGCCCGTGTATATTGGTGTGCCCCTTGGAATCGCTGCTGTTTATGGTATTCAGTGGGTTGCTCAGCAAGTGTTGGAGTATGCGCCTTCAGATATGCGACATTTCCACAAGACG CCTTGGTTAACTGGCATCTTTGCCGCTACACTTTTCTGGACGGGTGTAAACTGGTTGACGACAGTCCTTTTTGCGACAACACTTGGCGCAAGCGAAGGCAAAGGCCATGGCCTACTCAACCTCCTTTTTGCCATCTTCTTTGGCTTTACTGTGTATTTCTACATTGCCAGCATGAGATACGACCCCGGTTTTGTTCCCAAGATGAACGGCATTGCTGAGCAAAAGGCTGTTATTGATGAGCTCCTTGCCCAGTGGAAATACGACGAGACCAACTTTTGTGTTACTTGCATGATTCAGACGCCTCTGCGGAGTAAGCACTGCCGTCGCTGTCAGCGATGCGTTGCCAAACACGATCA CCACTGCCCATGGGTCTACAACTGTGTTGGTATCAACAACCATAGAcactttttcttttacctTATTTCGCTTACTATGGGTATTGTCTCATATGACTGGTTATTGTACTACT ACTTTGACACTATTAGCAAGAATGCTTCAGAAACCTGCAATGTTCTTAGCCCTACCCTTTGCAAGTACATCAACGCCGACTCATACACTTCAATCCTGGCTGTCTGGATCACTTTGCAGCTACTCTGGGTCACCATGCTTTTGTTCACTCAATTCATCCAGGTCGCCAGGGCCATGACCACATACGAGAACATGTTTGGTATCCGCGATGGCACCAACATCACCGCTCTCACATCTACTGGCGCACCTCTGGATCCCAACCACCCATCTCTATCTGCTGCAGCACCCCCTGCCGCTCACTCTCACAAGCACAAGGGTGGCATGCTCAAGTCACTGAGTCGTACTCTTGGTGTCGATCCATTCATCGAGACCATCACTGGACGCGGTGCCGTGTCGGGCAAGAAcaagcgcaagaagaagaacccCTACAGCAAGGGCTGCCTCACCAACTGCAAAGACTTTTGGTGTGATCCTGCCCCTATTTTTGGCCAGCGAGAGAACGGATCTGCAGTGCTTGGTGGCGAGAGGGTTGACTACACTGCCATGTACGAGAGTCCGAGCTTAATGACAATCACGGGTAGACGAGACCGCGGAGGTTACGAGGCAGTAGGAACAGAAGATGTCTAG